A single window of Coffea eugenioides isolate CCC68of chromosome 7, Ceug_1.0, whole genome shotgun sequence DNA harbors:
- the LOC113777053 gene encoding putative late blight resistance protein homolog R1A-3, translating into MEISYSNCFELFFDYLGWIRKTFGPSFDFATFKLEIEVRVLQSFDLYLTKCRRRNHETCLEQDEEKDVTSFRIQDLIIRRMQDLEFACSEYLIHPRSPASSQIISELIIFQEAIELFFETDINASCINYLLDCYWLRDPELVMDFIDSVSKSLAEMIGSYFERLVKKLMFLKSFILFAMLRGVKGQQLIDLLIHAEVVSIKALHLASIWCLHVDKEVQNETELQISRLIDEKINPGDPQVRETYIHVMTAAKLSRSADISALEKNKHLVADFMYRLVPNFVELLNSRTNILVPIMNQMLKLLDGLRFLTILLRHQEKFKELCHAMKNLIGVVACDAAVVIFSLSVNQIKEGLAKETDLALFHLLKVLKFIRAEVTDPVTLLFSPFGFPRTNELGSMDFLLENLKELENCSETDDSVAFPKDQIHTVLEDLIFLRSFLVKIADQRNRNGKLQALWSRVMEVAHRAEFVIDSIVVGDKHEYLVRVARDIQLLRTEALETYDSTRHDCGAQRTNQKSFRIESKCRTPVLNEVLVGLDDEVKAIIHSLTRGSKLLDFVSIVGMAGLGKTTLANRVCNDALILSHFHILARCTVSQVYSMHSLLVQLLCSISSRSPGEYLEMDENDLAHKLYKLLKRNRYLIFLDDVWEIKAWNLMERSLPDDANGSRILFTSRIQLQFKPDTKAHHLRHLTDAESWKLLQKKLFGKEGFPPTLGKVGSQIANLCRGLPLTIVLIAGILANTAEDCWEEVAKSLTSSIVLDDEYCMKMLELSYSHLSDDLKPCLLYFGAYKEDENVPVRRLLWLWISEGFVRKTEEKSLEDVADDYLKDLIDRSLVMISEQRTIGGAKACQLHDLVHEFCVQKAKEENFLHVLHGRNDRFILTSPSNPLRVCDRSARNLMIWELMLEFPNVCSLLLFKEDDLGFWLPKLLRVLDLGELEFGAYFPMEVLLLAQLRYLAVRATEVNFIPAAIANLSRLQTFLLRGYCTHCLLPKTIWNIKTLRHLWTTSFYAGFIFPVENLEVCPGLFHLDTLSLAIDPSSQNFQKILTKLPNIRRLRCPKTASREKCTRDGILMFDYFSQLESLTLRFLYGYGFKFPLNLKKLTLQVTTQPWGEISKIGKLPKLEVLKLLDDSVVGEEWEMKEGEFPSLRVLKLRGLWDFCSWTASFDNFAGLEKLVVHSCRNLEELPSCLGECPTLEMIEVKRCRKSVANSVKQIQQEQIDGGNEVLRILIEL; encoded by the coding sequence ATGGAGATATCCTACAGTAATTGCTTTGAGCTCTTTTTCGATTATCTGGGCTGGATCCGTAAGACATTCGGTCCTAGCTTCGATTTTGCTACCTTTAAGCTGGAGATCGAGGTGAGAGTGTTACAAAGCTTTGATCTGTATCTGACAAAGTGTAGGAGGAGGAACCATGAAACCTGTTTGGAACAAGATGAGGAGAAGGATGTTACTTCTTTCAGAATTCAAGATCTGATTATCAGGAGAATGCAAGATCTTGAATTTGCTTGCAGCGAATACTTGATTCATCCTCGTTCACCTGCTTCGTCTCAGATCATAAGTGAGCTCATCATATTCCAGGAAGCAATCGAGTTGTTTTTCGAAACAGATATCAACGCATCGTGCATCAACTATCTGCTGGACTGTTACTGGCTGCGTGATCCAGAGCTAGTTATGGATTTCATTGATTCGGTTTCAAAGTCTCTGGCGGAAATGATTGGCTCCTATTTCGAACGCCTTGTAAAGAAGCTAATGTTCTTGAAGAGTTTCATTCTTTTCGCCATGCTTCGCGGTGTCAAGGGTCAGCAACTGATAGATCTCTTGATTCACGCAGAAGTGGTGTCTATCAAGGCATTACACCTGGCTTCTATATGGTGCCTTCACGTAGATAAAGAAGTACAGAATGAAACAGAACTTCAAATTTCTCGACTAATAGATGAGAAGATTAATCCCGGTGATCCCCAGGTCCGAGAAACTTACATCCATGTCATGACTGCTGCAAAGTTATCAAGATCAGCAGACATTTCAGCTCTGGAGAAGAACAAGCATCTAGTAGCTGACTTTATGTATCGTCTCGTTCCCAATTTTGTGGAGCTGCTGAACTCTCGTACCAATATTCTTGTTCCGATTATGAATCAAATGCTAAAGCTCCTTGACGGGCTAAGATTCCTTACAATCCTTCTCAGGCATCAGGAGAAGTTCAAAGAGCTATGTCATGCAATGAAGAATCTTATTGGAGTTGTGGCCTGTGATGCAGCGGTTgtaattttctctctttctgtGAATCAAATCAAAGAAGGCTTGGCCAAGGAAACCGATCTTGCTCTTTTTCATTTGCTTAAAGTGCTCAAGTTTATTAGGGCAGAAGTTACTGATCCAGTAACATTACTATTCTCGCCATTTGGTTTTCCTAGGACCAATGAGTTGGGCTCTATGGATTTTCTCCTTGAAAATCTGAAGGAACTAGAAAATTGTAGTGAGACTGATGATTCAGTTGCATTCCCGAAAGATCAAATCCACACAGTCCTAGAAGATCTCATATTCTTAAGATCTTTCCTTGTCAAAATAGCAGACCAGCGCAACCGGAATGGAAAACTCCAAGCTCTTTGGAGTCGTGTTATGGAGGTTGCGCACAGGGCAGAGTTTGTCATTGACTCTATCGTGGTTGGTGATAAACATGAATATTTGGTAAGAGTTGCTAGAGATATCCAGCTTTTGAGGACTGAGGCCCTTGAAACCTATGATAGCACGAGGCATGACTGTGGAGCTCAGAGAACTAATCAGAAATCTTTCCGCATTGAGTCAAAATGTCGTACCCCAGTGTTGAATGAAGTTCTGGTGGGTCTTGATGATGAGGTAAAGGCAATTATTCATAGTCTTACCAGGGGTTCAAAGCTGTTGGATTTTGTTTCAATTGTGGGTATGGCTGGACTTGGTAAGACAACATTGGCCAATAGAGTTTGCAATGATGCATTAATTTTGAGCCACTTTCATATCCTTGCTCGGTGTACTGTTTCTCAAGTGTATAGCATGCACAGTTTGTTAGTTCAGCTTTTATGTAGTATTTCTTCTAGAAGTCCTGGTGAATATCTTGAGATGGATGAAAATGATTTGGCTCACAAGCTGTACAAACTTTTAAAGAGAAATAGGTATCTCATTTTTCTGGATGATGTGTGGGAGATTAAGgcatggaatttgatggagagaTCATTGCCCGATGATGCTAACGGAAGTAGGATTCTCTTCACCAGCAGAATTCAATTGCAATTCAAACCTGATACCAAGGCTCACCATCTCCGCCACCTTACTGACGCAGAGAGTTGGAAATTGCTACAAAAAAAGTTATTTGGCAAAGAAGGTTTTCCTCCGACACTAGGTAAAGTTGGATCTCAAATAGCAAACTTATGTAGGGGTTTACCTCTCACAATTGTCCTCATTGCTGGAATTCTTGCTAATACTGCAGAAGATTGTTGGGAAGAAGTTGCGAAGAGTCTAACTTCCAGTATTGTCCTTGATGACGAATACTGCATGAAGATGCTTGAGCTGAGTTACAGTCATTTATCGGATGATTTGAAGCCATGCCTTCTTTACTTTGGTGCATATAAAGAAGATGAAAATGTTCCTGTCCGAAGGTTGTTATGGCTCTGGATCTCTGAAGGTTTCGTGCGAAAGACTGAAGAAAAGAGTTTAGAGGATGTCGCAGATGACTATTTGAAGGATCTGATTGATAGAAGTTTAGTTATGATTTCTGAACAAAGAACCATAGGTGGTGCCAAAGCCTGCCAACTTCATGATTTGGTACATGAGTTTTGTGTGCAAAAAGCCAAAGAAGAAAACTTTCTACATGTTTTGCATGGTCGGAATGATCGTTTTATTCTTACTAGTCCAAGCAACCCCCTCCGAGTTTGTGATCGAAGTGccaggaatttgatgatttgggAGTTAATGCTAGAATTTCCCAATGTATGCAGTTTGTTATTGTTTAAGGAGGATGATTTGGGGTTTTGGTTACCTAAACTTCTCAGAGTGTTGGATTTGGGGGAATTGGAGTTTGGTGCATATTTTCCGATGGAAGTACTTTTGCTTGCTCAATTGAGATACTTGGCTGTTCGTGCTACAGAAGTAAATTTCATCCCAGCTGCAATTGCTAACCTCTCAAGGTTACAAACTTTTCTGCTACGAGGATACTGCACTCATTGTTTGTTACCCAAGACTATCTGGAACATTAAGACATTGAGGCATCTATGGACTACAAGTTTCTATGCTGGTTTCATTTTTCCTGTTGAAAATCTTGAAGTATGCCCAGGCTTATTTCATTTAGACACTTTAAGCCTTGCCATTGATCCCTCCTCTCAAAACTTCCAAAAGATACTGACAAAGTTGCCAAACATCCGCAGGCTAAGATGTCCGAAGACGGCATCAAGAGAAAAATGTACTCGGGATGGGATTCTCATGTTTGACTATTTTAGTCAACTAGAATCACTTACTCTGCGTTTCTTATACGGATATGGATTTAAATTCCCattgaatttgaagaagttgaCACTCCAAGTGACTACTCAGCCATGGGGTGAAATctcaaaaattggaaagttgCCCAAACTTGAAGTCCTTAAATTACTCGATGACTCCGTCGTTGGGGAAGAATGGGAAATGAAAGAAGGGGAGTTCCCTAGCCTCCGAGTCTTGAAATTGAGAGGCTTGTGGGACTTTTGCAGCTGGACTGCATCTTTTGATAATTTTGCGGGTCTTGAGAAATTGGTTGTGCATAGTTGTCGGAACTTGGAAGAGTTGCCTTCTTGTTTAGGGGAATGTCCGACTCttgaaatgattgaggtgaaacGATGTCGCAAGTCTGTTGCAAATTCAGTGAAGCAAATTCAACAAGAACAGATAGATGGGGGAAATGAGGTTCTAAGGATCTTAATTGAACTGTGA